A genome region from Limimonas halophila includes the following:
- a CDS encoding type II toxin-antitoxin system RelE family toxin, translating to MEVAYTRRAAKDLKKLDRTVASEIAAQLAAYANGEERACNKVKPLRNEDGYRIRIGDYRAIFTIEETGQPQMVVHTVGHRRNIYD from the coding sequence ATGGAGGTTGCCTACACGCGACGTGCGGCCAAAGACTTGAAAAAGCTCGACCGCACGGTGGCCTCAGAAATCGCGGCCCAGCTCGCGGCCTATGCCAATGGTGAGGAGCGTGCGTGCAACAAGGTCAAGCCGCTGCGAAACGAAGATGGATACCGGATTCGGATCGGCGATTACCGGGCGATTTTCACCATTGAAGAGACTGGTCAGCCACAGATGGTTGTTCATACTGTTGGTCATAGGCGCAATATTTATGATTGA
- a CDS encoding aspartate-semialdehyde dehydrogenase: MGYTVAVLGATGAVGREILNILAEREFPADAVYALASGRSHGKRVTYGEDSELTIQDVGEFDFRGVDIVLSSPGSKVSAEYAPKAAEAGAVVIDNTSHFRMEPDVPLIVPEVNPGALAGYTKRGIVANPNCSTIQMVLALKPLHELATIRRVVVSTYQATSGSGKAAMDELFNQTRGIYMNEPAQPQEYPKQIAFNAIPHIDSFMDDGSTKEEWKMVHETRKILDPDVRVAPTCVRIATFIGHGESLNVEFEDEIDETSAADALREFPGISVVDHREDGGYVTPYECAGEDAVFISRLRRDPTVDNGLAFWCVSDNLRKGAALNTVQIAELLVEQHLR; this comes from the coding sequence ATGGGCTACACGGTCGCGGTTCTGGGCGCCACCGGCGCGGTTGGGCGCGAGATCCTAAACATCCTGGCCGAGCGCGAATTCCCCGCCGACGCGGTGTACGCGCTCGCCTCCGGGCGCTCGCACGGCAAGCGCGTGACCTACGGCGAGGACAGCGAGCTGACCATTCAGGATGTCGGCGAGTTCGACTTCCGCGGCGTCGACATCGTGCTGTCCTCGCCGGGCTCCAAGGTGTCCGCGGAATACGCGCCCAAGGCCGCCGAGGCCGGCGCGGTGGTGATCGACAACACCTCGCACTTCCGCATGGAGCCCGACGTGCCGCTGATCGTGCCCGAGGTGAACCCGGGCGCGCTGGCCGGCTACACCAAGCGCGGCATCGTGGCGAACCCGAACTGCTCGACCATCCAGATGGTGCTGGCGCTGAAGCCGCTGCACGAGCTGGCGACCATCCGCCGCGTGGTGGTGTCCACCTACCAGGCGACCTCGGGCTCCGGCAAAGCGGCGATGGACGAGCTGTTCAACCAAACGCGCGGCATCTACATGAACGAGCCCGCGCAGCCGCAGGAATACCCCAAGCAGATCGCGTTCAACGCCATCCCCCACATCGACTCCTTCATGGACGACGGCTCGACGAAGGAGGAGTGGAAGATGGTGCACGAGACGCGCAAGATCCTGGACCCGGACGTGCGCGTCGCGCCCACCTGCGTGCGCATCGCCACCTTCATCGGCCACGGCGAGTCGCTGAACGTCGAGTTCGAGGACGAGATCGACGAGACCTCGGCGGCCGATGCGCTGCGCGAATTCCCGGGCATCAGCGTCGTGGACCACCGCGAGGACGGCGGTTACGTCACGCCCTACGAGTGCGCGGGCGAGGACGCGGTCTTCATCTCCCGCCTGCGCCGCGACCCCACGGTCGACAACGGCCTGGCGTTCTGGTGCGTCTCCGACAACCTGCGCAAGGGCGCCGCGCTCAACACCGTGCAGATCGCCGAGCTGCTGGTGGAGCAGCACCTGCGGTAA
- a CDS encoding Hsp20/alpha crystallin family protein, giving the protein MRRSLFPVAGQRVAPSDVATRDPFTALQRELNRAFDDVWRDMGVPGTQLAETIGTPSVDVSEDDTNVNVKAELPGLSEEDVDVTFADGVLRIAGEKTQEKEDQDENRQFYVSERAYGRFERQIPIGREVDEDNIDAAFKNGVLTVTLPKKAKGDGARKISVKRAS; this is encoded by the coding sequence ATGCGGCGGAGTCTGTTTCCGGTTGCGGGTCAGCGCGTTGCGCCCAGCGACGTTGCCACGCGCGATCCCTTCACGGCGCTGCAGCGGGAGTTGAACCGCGCGTTCGACGATGTCTGGCGGGACATGGGCGTGCCGGGCACGCAGCTCGCGGAGACGATCGGCACGCCGAGCGTGGACGTCAGCGAGGACGACACGAACGTCAACGTGAAGGCCGAGTTGCCCGGCCTGAGCGAAGAGGACGTGGACGTCACCTTCGCCGACGGCGTGCTGCGCATCGCCGGCGAAAAGACGCAGGAAAAGGAAGACCAGGACGAGAACCGCCAGTTCTACGTCAGCGAGCGCGCCTACGGCCGGTTCGAGCGTCAGATTCCCATCGGCCGCGAAGTCGATGAGGACAACATCGATGCCGCGTTCAAGAACGGCGTGCTGACCGTCACCCTGCCGAAGAAGGCCAAGGGCGACGGCGCCCGCAAGATCTCGGTCAAACGGGCGTCGTAA